The Phragmites australis chromosome 15, lpPhrAust1.1, whole genome shotgun sequence genome window below encodes:
- the LOC133893170 gene encoding uncharacterized protein LOC133893170 yields the protein MAKAWTAVLVLVALSVPFASAAAAGYHGRPKADEGGPGRGFFGMPWFGPQPRGFFGGWGAGVPGYRRGAVVPPSTVCAEQGPCHGKRLTCPAKCFKSFSYGGKHGGGGGGGGGCSFDCSRRCVASC from the coding sequence ATGGCCAAGGCATGGACCGCCGTTCTAGTCCTCGTCGCCCTGTCGGTCCCCttcgcctcggccgccgccgccggctacCACGGCCGGCCCAAAGCCGACGAGGGTGGTCCGGGCCGTGGCTTCTTCGGGATGCCGTGGTTCGGGCCGCAGCCGAGAGGCTTCTTCGGCGGGTGGGGCGCGGGCGTGCCCGGGTACCGGCGCGGCGCGGTGGTGCCTCCGTCCACGGTGTGCGCGGAGCAGGGGCCCTGCCACGGGAAGCGGCTCACCTGCCCGGCCAAATGCTTCAAGTCGTTCAGCTACGGGGGcaagcacggcggcggcggcggcgggggcggcgggtGCAGCTTCGACTGCAGCAGGCGATGCGTCGCCTCCTGCTGA
- the LOC133893035 gene encoding phytosulfokines 4-like: MARATVMVLAAALFVLLLASAASVAGAGRADPAEGAAAGTVSPHQKEGAETVAVEGGCEGANDEDECSARRTLAAHTDYIYTQEHHN, from the exons ATGGCTAGGGCGACGGTGATGGTGCTCGCGGCGGCGCTCTTCGTGCTCCTCCTCGCGTCGGCGGCCTCCGTGGCCGGTGCCGGCCGGGCTGACCCGGCGGAGGGAGCGGCGGCCGGTACGGTCTCTCCCCACCAG AAGGAGGGAGCGGAGACGGTGGCCGTGGAAGGTGGCTGCGAGGGGGCAAACGATGAGGACGAGTGCTCGGCGAGGAGGACGCTCGCCGCGCACACCGACTACATCTACACCCAGGAGCATCACAACTAA